One Defluviimonas aquaemixtae DNA segment encodes these proteins:
- a CDS encoding glycosyltransferase — translation MILIEAGECSERAFDAKLLLAAQLAGRGHRVVLDERSLPERLDRHQKYDSVRFLAELDPTAISRVVVIGAENLASETAAGLRSTKIGPETRVTAIGRFADRQSAIAARAKIAYATGREPELLDLEEIQGSPLVPGAISPLAAAPAPAGAASNVPQLFLFLPQEALDEPQTLQILGAMDQIPSYRLNLILPGKGKEQIRASRFSGLLVHSYSELPPAGFAALADIAAFFGDRVPGERMAAFALDLMRSGKVVIDCTVGAGFAAAGAPAVRGPEDPMALAAYVEHTVLVNRGEIGRQARQSPWLARRGIEVLERALDLPSNVDESGGNTPSDPRRIFVPTNGVGLGHAQRCTLVASELKQPERCFFAAFPSCLGLILDKGFDCLPLVAKSPHHPEDHANDLLTYLRLHRCARAGDQLIFDGGYVFDSIYRIILEMGLDAVWIRRGLWQAGQSVRAPMERERIFSRVILPGEAFEELNSVPFFDPRKHAVGPVVQHAPAPGKTERTERRRALAERFGVEFNRLVVTMLGGGVAADRSVQMQALAAMMAARPDCLHLIVLWPGAAVPLGVQGWPNTRVVQTKAALALCQIADAVVSAAGYNSFHELLYHGIPTIFVPQMASFMDDQERRAQAAADRGLAEVVLAHELLLLERKVAELLDNGRAEAMGAALAAAVLPERGNALAAQLIELRREGR, via the coding sequence ATGATCTTGATCGAGGCGGGAGAGTGCAGCGAACGGGCGTTCGACGCCAAGCTTCTGCTCGCCGCGCAGCTCGCAGGGCGCGGCCACCGGGTCGTGCTGGACGAGCGAAGCCTGCCCGAGCGGCTCGACCGGCACCAGAAATATGATTCCGTCCGGTTCCTTGCCGAGCTCGACCCCACCGCGATTTCCCGCGTCGTGGTGATCGGAGCCGAAAACCTGGCGTCGGAAACTGCCGCAGGCCTCAGGTCGACGAAAATCGGGCCCGAGACGCGGGTGACCGCGATCGGCCGCTTCGCCGACCGGCAGTCGGCGATCGCCGCCCGCGCGAAGATCGCCTACGCGACCGGCCGAGAGCCTGAGCTCCTGGATCTCGAAGAGATTCAGGGATCGCCGCTTGTGCCAGGCGCAATTTCACCGCTGGCAGCGGCGCCGGCGCCGGCGGGCGCGGCAAGCAACGTGCCCCAGCTATTCCTCTTCTTGCCGCAGGAAGCGCTCGACGAGCCTCAGACCCTACAGATCCTCGGTGCCATGGATCAGATACCGTCGTACCGGCTCAATTTGATCCTTCCGGGCAAGGGCAAGGAACAGATTCGAGCGTCGCGCTTCTCCGGGCTGCTCGTGCACTCCTACTCCGAACTTCCGCCTGCTGGGTTCGCGGCGCTCGCGGATATCGCAGCGTTTTTTGGTGACCGGGTGCCCGGCGAACGCATGGCCGCCTTTGCGCTCGATCTTATGCGATCGGGCAAGGTGGTGATCGACTGCACCGTCGGCGCAGGCTTTGCGGCGGCGGGTGCACCTGCGGTGCGCGGGCCCGAAGACCCGATGGCGCTTGCCGCCTATGTCGAGCACACCGTTCTCGTCAACCGGGGCGAGATCGGGCGGCAGGCACGGCAGAGCCCGTGGCTCGCGCGCCGCGGGATCGAGGTGCTGGAAAGGGCGCTCGATCTGCCCTCCAACGTTGATGAAAGCGGCGGGAACACGCCGTCCGATCCGCGCCGGATCTTCGTTCCGACGAACGGCGTCGGGCTTGGCCATGCGCAGCGCTGCACGCTGGTCGCGTCCGAACTCAAGCAGCCCGAGCGCTGCTTCTTCGCCGCCTTTCCAAGCTGCCTCGGCCTCATCCTCGACAAGGGCTTCGATTGCCTTCCGCTCGTGGCCAAGAGCCCCCACCATCCCGAGGATCATGCCAACGACCTTCTGACCTATTTGAGGTTGCACCGCTGCGCGCGAGCGGGCGATCAGTTGATCTTCGACGGCGGCTATGTCTTCGATTCCATCTACAGGATCATTCTGGAGATGGGGCTCGACGCGGTCTGGATCCGACGCGGGCTCTGGCAAGCTGGGCAGTCCGTGCGCGCGCCGATGGAGCGCGAACGGATATTCTCCCGCGTGATCCTGCCAGGAGAGGCGTTCGAGGAATTGAACTCCGTGCCGTTCTTCGACCCCCGCAAACATGCGGTGGGTCCGGTCGTGCAGCACGCGCCAGCGCCCGGCAAGACCGAGCGCACGGAGAGGCGGCGGGCGCTGGCCGAACGTTTCGGCGTGGAATTCAACAGGCTCGTCGTGACGATGCTCGGCGGCGGAGTCGCCGCGGACCGAAGTGTTCAGATGCAGGCCCTGGCCGCGATGATGGCGGCACGACCCGACTGCCTGCATCTCATCGTGCTCTGGCCGGGTGCGGCCGTGCCACTCGGGGTGCAGGGCTGGCCCAACACGCGTGTCGTGCAGACCAAGGCGGCGCTTGCGCTCTGCCAGATCGCCGATGCCGTCGTATCGGCGGCGGGCTACAACTCCTTCCACGAACTGCTCTATCACGGGATTCCCACGATCTTCGTGCCGCAGATGGCGAGCTTCATGGACGATCAGGAACGCCGCGCGCAGGCCGCGGCTGACCGGGGGCTGGCGGAGGTCGTGCTTGCGCACGAGCTCCTGCTGCTAGAGCGGAAGGTGGCTGAGCTTCTCGATAATGGCAGGGCTGAGGCTATGGGCGCGGCGCTCGCCGCGGCCGTACTTCCCGAACGCGGCAACGCGCTTGCCGCGCAACTCATCGAACTGCGGAGGGAAGGGAGATGA
- a CDS encoding glycosyltransferase — translation MRQHNLAYLIEPRFPGGTSSALAAELAVTAGTGRVSIHPAETSMFDGRSIAPQLVRTLNVLGLECTECARTIGADIVVIHNPAFLKFEKLLSTHIVARHVIAVTHENFLRPGGEEGFDVAHCLSLIDRSTLSLRKSVAPISPNNRATVEEWAARHGLPSGWDILPEDWINICDFDMAPPTDRPRDRRGRHSRPGPEKFPKPATLDLIFPSHAEANVILGADMLIAGQETHPHWTLHPFRGLDVARFFEMIDFMVYFTAPGWRESFGRVLAEGIAAGKVVISDRETAAGFDGAVIGAEPEEVDGIIRLFIAEPERYISHVRSAQTVLSRFSPEAFRDRFLRLTGLGAPTGAAA, via the coding sequence ATGCGGCAGCACAACCTTGCCTATCTGATCGAGCCGCGATTTCCAGGCGGCACATCTTCGGCGCTCGCGGCGGAACTTGCGGTGACGGCTGGCACGGGGCGGGTGTCGATACACCCTGCCGAGACGTCGATGTTCGACGGTCGGAGCATCGCGCCACAACTTGTTCGAACGCTCAACGTGCTGGGACTGGAATGCACGGAATGCGCGCGCACGATTGGTGCGGACATTGTCGTTATTCATAATCCGGCATTTCTGAAGTTCGAGAAATTATTGTCAACACATATAGTTGCGCGTCATGTGATCGCGGTTACTCACGAGAATTTCCTGCGCCCCGGAGGAGAGGAGGGCTTTGACGTCGCGCATTGCCTGAGCCTCATCGACCGATCCACTCTGTCGCTGAGGAAATCCGTTGCGCCGATTTCGCCGAACAACCGGGCGACGGTCGAAGAGTGGGCGGCGCGACACGGACTGCCTTCCGGTTGGGACATTCTGCCCGAGGACTGGATCAACATCTGTGACTTCGACATGGCGCCGCCCACGGATCGACCTCGCGACCGTCGCGGTCGTCACTCGCGCCCCGGGCCCGAAAAATTTCCGAAGCCGGCGACGCTCGATCTGATCTTTCCTTCCCATGCCGAAGCGAATGTCATTCTTGGCGCGGACATGCTGATCGCGGGCCAAGAGACCCATCCGCACTGGACGCTTCATCCTTTCCGAGGGCTTGATGTCGCGCGTTTTTTCGAAATGATTGATTTCATGGTCTATTTCACGGCACCGGGTTGGCGCGAAAGCTTCGGCCGCGTCTTGGCGGAGGGCATCGCCGCCGGCAAGGTCGTCATCTCCGACCGGGAGACGGCCGCGGGTTTCGACGGCGCGGTCATCGGTGCGGAGCCAGAGGAGGTCGACGGCATCATCCGTTTGTTCATCGCTGAGCCGGAGCGCTACATCTCGCATGTGCGTTCCGCCCAAACGGTCCTTTCGCGCTTTTCGCCCGAAGCGTTCCGCGACCGTTTTTTGCGGCTCACCGGCCTTGGCGCTCCGACCGGAGCGGCCGCATGA
- a CDS encoding amidohydrolase family protein codes for MTVFPEAADILVTNAHVLTMDDELTELPTGALAVSGGRITALGPSAEARRVRAAETIDAGGGFVLPGFVNTHCHAAMTLFRGLADDRPLDGFLKAVWAAEAAHVVPETVQAGAVLGLAEMALGGVTHVVDMYFHPSATVAAARKLGFGLTTGPVFIGFDGIDRLPWRERLRFAEEFVAEHRDAEGINLMLMPHSVYTLGEDQLGEIAALAAARDLPVHIHAAEAPSEMRLVAEQHGATPVRVLERCGLLRPGTLLAHAVHLDNAEIAMLAEAGVAVAHCPLSNAKLGSGMVRIADMKAAGVTLSLGTDGASSGNDLDMWKAMRLAAHLAVLSSGRPDALSARDTLFMATRGGAAAAGLGAETGMLAPGMRADFMVIRRDALHLIPSYDPYSTLVHAAGRDDVAHVVSRGRRIVADGRLTVPIEDEISAVRRLAARIRDGSEA; via the coding sequence ATGACCGTCTTTCCTGAAGCCGCCGACATTCTGGTTACCAACGCGCATGTCCTGACTATGGACGATGAGCTGACCGAACTTCCGACCGGTGCGCTTGCCGTCAGCGGCGGCCGGATCACGGCGCTGGGCCCGTCGGCGGAAGCGCGCCGGGTGAGGGCCGCCGAGACGATCGACGCGGGGGGCGGCTTCGTCCTGCCGGGATTCGTGAACACGCATTGCCACGCGGCCATGACGCTCTTTCGTGGGCTTGCAGATGACCGCCCGCTCGATGGCTTCCTGAAGGCGGTTTGGGCGGCGGAGGCGGCGCATGTCGTGCCGGAGACGGTGCAGGCGGGCGCGGTGCTCGGACTGGCCGAGATGGCGCTGGGCGGGGTCACCCACGTGGTCGACATGTATTTTCACCCATCGGCGACAGTGGCTGCCGCACGCAAGCTCGGATTCGGGCTAACGACCGGGCCGGTCTTCATCGGATTCGACGGTATCGACCGGCTCCCATGGCGGGAGCGTCTGCGGTTCGCGGAGGAGTTCGTGGCCGAGCATCGCGACGCTGAGGGGATCAATCTGATGCTCATGCCGCATTCCGTCTACACGCTCGGCGAAGACCAACTCGGCGAGATCGCGGCCTTGGCGGCCGCGCGCGACCTGCCCGTGCACATCCACGCCGCCGAAGCGCCTTCGGAGATGCGCCTCGTCGCCGAGCAACATGGCGCCACGCCCGTGCGCGTGCTCGAACGGTGCGGGTTGCTCCGCCCCGGAACGCTCTTGGCCCATGCCGTCCATCTCGACAATGCCGAGATCGCGATGCTGGCCGAGGCGGGTGTCGCGGTCGCGCATTGTCCGCTGTCGAATGCCAAGCTCGGCTCCGGCATGGTGCGAATCGCGGACATGAAGGCCGCGGGCGTGACGCTGTCGCTTGGCACCGACGGCGCGTCGAGCGGCAATGATCTCGACATGTGGAAGGCGATGCGGCTTGCCGCGCATCTTGCCGTTCTGTCGTCTGGCCGGCCTGACGCGCTGTCGGCGCGAGACACTCTTTTCATGGCAACGCGCGGAGGTGCGGCGGCGGCCGGGCTCGGTGCCGAAACGGGCATGCTCGCGCCCGGGATGCGAGCCGATTTCATGGTGATCAGGCGCGACGCTCTGCATCTCATCCCCAGCTATGACCCGTATTCGACGCTCGTTCATGCCGCCGGGCGCGACGACGTCGCACATGTCGTCTCACGTGGCCGACGGATTGTCGCGGACGGTCGTTTGACGGTGCCGATCGAAGACGAGATCAGCGCGGTCCGGCGGCTTGCCGCACGGATCAGAGACGGATCAGAGGCATAG
- a CDS encoding purine-nucleoside phosphorylase has protein sequence MERQTIDAAVAQIRRRSAFRPEIALVLGSGLGPLADQVEGEAIPFADIPNFPVSTAPGHEGRLILGRLFGRDCAVMQGRVHLYEGYTPQEVVFPVRVMQALGAETLVLTNAAGGMNPEYRVGDLVVIEDHLSLPVAAGLDPLRGPNDPELGPRFVSMNHAYDPGLVALAERLGGLKRGVYAHVAGPSFEPPALIRMLRAGGCDLVGMSTVPEVIAARHLGMRVLAISAVTNIAVDRVDDPHVTSEAEVWETARAIRPRFLALMEALIPALPRANR, from the coding sequence ATGGAGCGCCAGACGATTGATGCGGCCGTGGCCCAAATCCGTCGCCGCTCGGCGTTCCGGCCCGAGATCGCGCTGGTTCTGGGATCGGGCCTCGGGCCGCTTGCGGATCAGGTCGAGGGCGAGGCGATCCCGTTCGCCGATATCCCAAATTTTCCCGTGTCCACCGCGCCCGGCCACGAAGGCCGGCTGATTCTCGGGCGGCTCTTCGGCCGCGATTGCGCTGTCATGCAGGGGCGCGTCCATCTCTACGAAGGCTACACGCCGCAGGAGGTGGTCTTCCCGGTGCGCGTCATGCAGGCGCTGGGCGCTGAAACGCTGGTTCTCACGAACGCGGCGGGCGGCATGAACCCCGAATACAGGGTCGGCGATCTTGTGGTGATCGAGGATCACCTGTCTCTGCCCGTCGCGGCCGGTCTAGATCCGCTTCGCGGGCCGAACGATCCGGAACTTGGCCCGCGCTTCGTGTCGATGAACCATGCTTATGACCCCGGTCTCGTCGCGCTCGCCGAACGACTCGGTGGGCTGAAACGCGGTGTTTACGCCCACGTCGCGGGGCCGAGCTTTGAGCCGCCCGCGCTGATCCGGATGCTTCGGGCGGGGGGCTGCGATCTGGTCGGCATGTCCACCGTGCCCGAGGTCATCGCAGCGCGTCATCTCGGGATGCGGGTGCTCGCGATTTCGGCGGTGACGAACATCGCCGTCGACCGCGTGGACGATCCGCATGTGACGAGCGAGGCCGAGGTCTGGGAAACCGCCCGCGCGATCCGGCCGCGCTTCCTCGCGCTGATGGAGGCGCTGATCCCCGCCCTTCCGAGAGCGAACCGATGA
- a CDS encoding amino acid ABC transporter ATP-binding protein has translation MGEKLRLEGVIKSFGANDVLCGVDLSVDEGEMVCLIGASGSGKSTLLRCLNLLEPIDDGRILLDGVDISEPDLDPLPVRQRMGLVFQSYNLFPHMTAFENVMLAPRRVLRKSRAELAPGVESLFARFGLAAQMGHYPDQLSGGQQQRVAIIRALAMRPEVMLFDEVTSSLDPELVGEVLDVLRLLKSEGMTMVLATHEMGFARDAADKVCFLDGGRILEEGPPATIFTDPHEPRTREFLRRVL, from the coding sequence ATGGGCGAGAAGCTGCGCCTCGAAGGCGTAATCAAAAGTTTCGGAGCGAACGATGTCCTTTGTGGCGTCGATCTGTCAGTCGACGAAGGCGAGATGGTGTGCCTGATCGGCGCCTCCGGTTCCGGCAAGTCGACACTGCTACGCTGCCTAAACCTGCTGGAGCCCATCGACGACGGGCGCATCCTTCTGGACGGCGTCGACATCTCGGAGCCGGATCTCGATCCGCTGCCCGTCCGCCAGCGCATGGGCCTGGTCTTCCAGAGTTACAACCTTTTCCCGCACATGACGGCGTTCGAGAACGTGATGCTTGCCCCGCGCCGGGTGTTACGAAAGTCGCGCGCAGAACTTGCGCCCGGGGTCGAGTCGCTCTTCGCGCGCTTCGGGCTCGCGGCGCAAATGGGCCATTATCCCGACCAGCTTTCGGGCGGCCAGCAGCAAAGGGTGGCGATCATCCGTGCGCTCGCGATGCGGCCCGAGGTGATGCTGTTCGACGAGGTTACTTCGTCGCTCGATCCAGAACTCGTGGGCGAAGTGCTCGATGTCTTGAGGTTGCTGAAATCCGAAGGGATGACGATGGTGCTCGCCACGCACGAGATGGGATTCGCGCGCGACGCGGCTGACAAGGTGTGTTTTCTGGATGGTGGCCGGATCCTCGAGGAAGGGCCGCCCGCAACGATCTTCACGGACCCGCACGAGCCGCGAACGCGCGAGTTCCTGCGCCGGGTTCTGTAG
- a CDS encoding amino acid ABC transporter permease encodes MKGAAGTVRIAQGGVRHPTRRELRERRLRRRSTIIAATSTAVVVALIIILVPMAPGWERVQKSFFNGPIFAQTFPGLLRAFMLDVAIFAWCAPIIAVLGLVIALARDARSPALYPLKLFGIIYNDVFRGVPVILVIYLVGFGVPGLGLPRPWNSPYLWGSVAVILTYSAYVAEVYRTGIESIHESQRAAAASLGLTHWDTMRYVILPQAIRRVIPANMNLFIALQKDVALLSFIGPVEILRQAGVYKSLLANFTPYLGAAVIFLCVTVPATRAVDRMIARQNRARS; translated from the coding sequence ATGAAGGGGGCGGCCGGCACCGTGCGGATCGCCCAAGGCGGAGTGCGCCACCCGACCCGGCGGGAACTGCGCGAGCGCCGTCTCAGGCGGCGGAGCACGATCATCGCCGCGACGAGTACGGCGGTCGTAGTCGCGCTCATCATCATCCTCGTGCCGATGGCGCCAGGATGGGAGCGGGTGCAAAAGTCCTTCTTCAACGGTCCGATCTTCGCTCAGACTTTTCCGGGTCTCTTGCGGGCTTTCATGCTCGACGTGGCCATCTTCGCGTGGTGTGCGCCGATCATCGCGGTCCTCGGCCTCGTCATAGCGCTCGCTCGCGACGCACGGTCGCCCGCGCTTTATCCACTGAAGCTTTTCGGGATCATCTATAATGACGTCTTCCGGGGCGTGCCTGTCATTCTCGTGATCTACCTCGTCGGGTTCGGCGTCCCCGGCCTCGGCCTGCCCCGGCCCTGGAACAGCCCCTATTTGTGGGGCTCGGTTGCCGTGATTCTGACCTATTCGGCCTATGTGGCCGAGGTCTACCGCACGGGCATCGAATCGATCCACGAATCCCAGCGCGCGGCGGCGGCCTCGCTCGGGCTCACGCATTGGGACACGATGCGCTACGTGATATTGCCGCAGGCGATCCGGCGGGTGATCCCTGCTAACATGAACCTCTTCATCGCGCTCCAGAAGGACGTGGCGCTTCTCTCGTTCATCGGCCCTGTCGAGATCCTGCGTCAGGCCGGTGTTTACAAGTCGCTTCTCGCGAACTTCACCCCTTATCTCGGGGCGGCGGTCATCTTCCTGTGTGTGACGGTGCCCGCGACGCGGGCCGTCGACCGGATGATCGCGCGGCAGAACCGGGCGCGGAGCTGA
- a CDS encoding ABC transporter substrate-binding protein has protein sequence MTFARTTVAVLGMVALTGGMAAAQGDCAAGKTLKDGVLTIATGNPAYFPWVIDDDPAGGKGFEAAVAYEVAARMGFAADKVEWTSTSFDQAIQPGPKNFDLNLQQFSITAERDQMIDFSDPYYTAAQAVLVRQPTVDAGAEPTIASLKSLKWGAAAGTTAPALIASLIGPEADPLLYDDTADTSEALKAGQIDATLMDLPTALYTSAVLLDDGVVLGQFASGSEPSDQFGLVFEEGNPLRDCANEALAAMVADGKLAEIEAEWLQQATGVPVVE, from the coding sequence ATGACATTCGCTAGAACAACGGTCGCCGTGCTGGGTATGGTCGCGTTGACCGGCGGAATGGCGGCGGCGCAGGGGGATTGCGCGGCGGGCAAGACGCTGAAGGACGGCGTGCTGACGATCGCCACCGGGAACCCCGCTTACTTTCCATGGGTCATCGACGACGACCCCGCCGGCGGAAAGGGGTTCGAGGCGGCGGTCGCCTACGAAGTCGCGGCGCGAATGGGCTTCGCTGCCGACAAAGTGGAATGGACCTCGACGAGTTTCGACCAGGCGATCCAGCCCGGACCGAAGAATTTCGACCTCAACCTTCAGCAGTTTTCCATCACGGCCGAGCGCGACCAGATGATCGACTTCTCCGACCCCTACTACACGGCCGCACAGGCGGTCCTCGTGCGGCAGCCGACCGTCGACGCCGGGGCAGAGCCGACGATTGCGTCACTGAAGTCGCTGAAGTGGGGTGCCGCGGCGGGAACGACCGCGCCTGCCTTGATCGCGAGTCTGATCGGCCCCGAAGCCGATCCGCTTCTTTATGACGACACCGCTGACACGTCCGAGGCCCTGAAAGCGGGCCAGATCGACGCGACGCTGATGGACCTGCCGACGGCGCTTTATACCTCTGCCGTGCTTCTCGATGACGGCGTGGTGCTCGGCCAGTTCGCGTCGGGCAGCGAGCCATCCGATCAATTCGGCCTCGTCTTCGAGGAAGGCAATCCACTTCGCGACTGCGCCAATGAGGCGCTGGCCGCGATGGTGGCGGATGGCAAGCTGGCCGAGATCGAGGCCGAGTGGCTGCAACAGGCGACTGGCGTTCCCGTCGTCGAATAG